From a single Methanosphaera sp. genomic region:
- a CDS encoding tetrahydromethanopterin S-methyltransferase subunit C produces the protein MNDDIVAYEFLRFSCVGISIIMMAFALLLPSFSGVFSIIVALCGILYMTNTIRRTDGGYLSDCIVTFITIICSIISLIVALKIGYLSMIISIIISAIVGIIVGVILKHISNIEDTHYMMDISVSSQIAVIAMATFIASTFNINIINTNMIENGVIILPILAVALISQLAYNTSKGPNEEQIRTLNVAVIYTFLIMIALSIIQQNTYNYIYMIICIICLIASLSKFIKHVKHQAASIQYYSLTDGRNNK, from the coding sequence ATGAATGATGACATAGTAGCATATGAATTTTTAAGATTTTCATGTGTTGGTATAAGTATTATTATGATGGCATTTGCCCTATTGCTTCCAAGTTTTAGTGGTGTATTTTCAATTATAGTAGCTCTTTGTGGTATATTATATATGACAAACACAATTCGCCGTACAGATGGTGGTTATTTATCTGATTGTATTGTAACATTTATCACAATTATATGTTCTATAATATCCTTAATAGTTGCCCTCAAAATTGGATACCTTTCAATGATAATTAGTATAATAATATCTGCAATTGTTGGAATAATAGTGGGTGTAATATTAAAACATATTTCAAATATAGAAGATACACATTACATGATGGATATTTCAGTTTCATCACAAATTGCAGTAATTGCAATGGCAACATTTATAGCATCAACATTTAACATAAATATAATAAATACAAACATGATAGAAAATGGAGTTATAATACTTCCTATACTAGCAGTAGCTCTAATATCACAACTAGCATATAACACATCAAAAGGACCAAATGAAGAACAAATAAGAACATTAAATGTAGCAGTAATATATACATTTCTAATAATGATAGCATTATCAATAATACAACAAAATACATACAACTACATTTACATGATAATATGCATAATATGTTTAATAGCTTCACTAAGTAAGTTTATAAAACATGTAAAACACCAGGCAGCATCAATACAATATTATAGTCTAACAGATGGAAGAAATAATAAATAA
- a CDS encoding tetrahydromethanopterin S-methyltransferase subunit E, with translation MMNFAYNLGIIIIAVVLAFFTGMFSNLEYDSKSENVNNLIIDAPRRSKKHKLFFKTTTSNSILLVTIVTLTGIIFQTLQPIVDTMPALVLSALIASVIYTIITIVAYMAKITTQALYDQPLHVDVLVENSMQLVISSFICSFAITLISYILFENMAFNMSVFILNLILAVAIGSISTIVEDRVVCKIYHNDNDIILREDSFNLKILQLKVQGLIKGIVFSVLILLFFVLFALLGTFNAMVVVIIVVVLLFIGGVLA, from the coding sequence ATGATGAACTTCGCATATAATCTAGGAATTATCATTATTGCAGTTGTTTTAGCATTTTTTACTGGAATGTTTTCAAATCTTGAATATGATAGTAAATCAGAAAATGTTAATAACTTAATTATTGATGCACCTAGAAGATCTAAAAAACATAAATTATTTTTTAAAACAACAACTTCAAATTCAATTCTTCTTGTAACAATAGTTACATTAACGGGAATTATATTTCAAACATTACAGCCAATAGTCGATACGATGCCGGCATTAGTTTTATCAGCACTTATTGCATCTGTTATATATACAATTATTACAATTGTTGCATATATGGCTAAAATTACAACTCAGGCATTGTATGATCAACCATTACATGTCGATGTTTTAGTTGAAAATAGTATGCAACTGGTTATATCTTCATTTATTTGTAGCTTTGCAATAACACTTATTTCATATATTCTCTTTGAAAATATGGCATTTAATATGAGTGTATTTATATTAAATTTAATACTTGCAGTTGCAATTGGATCAATATCCACTATTGTTGAAGATAGAGTAGTTTGTAAAATATATCATAATGATAATGATATAATTTTAAGAGAAGATAGTTTTAATCTTAAAATTTTACAACTTAAAGTACAGGGTTTAATTAAAGGTATAGTATTTTCTGTATTGATTCTACTATTTTTTGTATTATTTGCATTACTTGGCACATTTAATGCAATGGTAGTGGTTATTATTGTTGTAGTATTATTATTTATAGGTGGTGTATTAGCATGA
- the mcrC gene encoding methyl-coenzyme M reductase I operon protein C, with protein sequence MIGRRTHIVDCRETRGIGEGGGIAQRGTYAKSGSELVAVAMSPGRRHITKPVCEITFALREANIETSTLVLNAGSGVPKDAPGGGNSGLFGVTPKEIAQMERHNIVLFHFGGVKNHIIYKARHALRNVDKPIVIIAQYPLDFEDFAKIGVKTRAVMPEKPETAGTIVEIITDVIRGESCSQEKLDEIIDKVNFAITEYGN encoded by the coding sequence ATGATAGGAAGACGAACACACATTGTTGATTGTAGGGAAACACGTGGAATAGGTGAAGGTGGAGGAATTGCACAGCGTGGAACATATGCAAAAAGTGGAAGTGAACTTGTAGCTGTTGCAATGTCCCCTGGACGTAGACATATTACAAAACCTGTATGTGAAATTACATTTGCACTTCGTGAAGCAAATATTGAAACAAGTACACTTGTATTAAATGCAGGATCTGGAGTTCCAAAAGATGCACCTGGTGGAGGAAACTCAGGACTTTTCGGTGTAACACCAAAAGAAATAGCACAGATGGAACGTCATAATATTGTACTTTTCCACTTTGGTGGTGTAAAAAACCATATTATCTACAAGGCAAGACATGCTCTTAGAAATGTTGATAAACCTATCGTTATAATTGCACAGTATCCTCTTGACTTTGAAGACTTTGCAAAAATAGGAGTTAAAACAAGGGCTGTTATGCCAGAAAAACCAGAAACAGCTGGTACAATCGTTGAAATTATCACCGATGTTATACGTGGAGAATCCTGTTCACAGGAAAAACTTGATGAAATTATTGACAAAGTAAACTTTGCAATTACAGAATATGGAAATTAG
- a CDS encoding type II restriction endonuclease, which yields MFPYNDYSAHFVLGVIYRRSKQEVNEYKKYTIDDLDSITSVANDFTFLLQEKWKLATDKPGSGNTKNIGSVKNIDKLINGKGSFSNRSEEVFDNYWMNYYTKDMARAIDSKPPYTNLQEYDEWVRNLKI from the coding sequence TTGTTTCCTTACAATGATTATTCAGCTCATTTTGTTTTAGGAGTCATTTATAGGAGAAGCAAACAAGAAGTTAATGAATATAAAAAATATACTATTGATGATTTAGATAGTATAACTTCAGTTGCTAATGATTTCACATTTCTACTCCAAGAAAAATGGAAATTAGCAACAGATAAACCTGGAAGTGGAAATACTAAAAATATTGGATCTGTTAAAAATATAGATAAATTAATAAATGGTAAAGGATCATTTTCAAATCGTAGTGAAGAGGTCTTTGATAATTATTGGATGAATTATTATACTAAAGATATGGCAAGAGCAATAGATTCAAAACCTCCATATACTAACCTTCAAGAATACGATGAATGGGTAAGGAATCTTAAAATATAA
- a CDS encoding type II restriction endonuclease, which yields MFQKEEFRKDLLGYFDEFKKVITTEDNEWVVKGFIDIYKNIYTISLDTKVISKIIELMLFPSILKFASEHNYKVLPAQHQNHYPDITLITEDDEKIAVDLKSTYYKNKNSVNGFTLGSFTGYFRNRTSTKKYLVSLQ from the coding sequence ATGTTTCAAAAAGAAGAATTTAGAAAAGATCTACTTGGATATTTTGATGAATTCAAAAAAGTTATCACAACAGAAGATAATGAATGGGTTGTAAAAGGTTTCATAGATATTTATAAAAATATTTACACTATATCATTAGATACAAAAGTAATTTCTAAAATTATAGAGCTCATGCTTTTTCCTAGTATATTAAAATTTGCATCAGAACATAATTATAAAGTCTTACCTGCACAACATCAAAACCATTATCCTGATATTACACTTATCACAGAAGATGATGAAAAAATAGCTGTTGATTTAAAAAGTACATATTATAAAAATAAAAATTCAGTAAATGGATTTACACTAGGTTCATTTACAGGATATTTCAGAAATAGAACATCAACTAAAAAATATCTTGTTTCCTTACAATGA
- a CDS encoding DNA adenine methylase codes for MVQSNLFNYNQPSKIINTQYESFKFPSTRYQGSKLKLCDWKNETKDLNFTTVLDAFGGTGCVSYTYKKMGKKVTYNDLLNFNHQFGKALIENNEITLNEEDLNFILKKHDDIEYKTIIQDNFKDTYFTDEENKWLDITIANINELNNEYKFALAFFALCQACIIKRPYNLFHRKNLYMRTSDVKRSFGNKKTWDTPFQDWFLKFVNEANNSIFDNGQQNMSLNLDVMDITNLSEYDLVYIDTPYISSKGSTVDYYGFYHFLEGMLIYDEWEDNIDYKSKHNRLIPKKMYGMIKKPLLMSLINLLTNTR; via the coding sequence ATGGTACAAAGTAACTTATTTAATTATAATCAACCTTCTAAAATTATCAATACACAGTATGAATCATTTAAATTTCCATCTACAAGATATCAGGGAAGTAAATTAAAACTTTGTGATTGGAAAAATGAAACAAAAGATTTGAATTTTACAACAGTATTAGATGCATTTGGTGGTACTGGTTGTGTTTCATATACTTATAAAAAGATGGGAAAAAAAGTTACATATAATGATTTATTAAATTTTAATCATCAATTTGGAAAAGCTTTAATAGAAAATAATGAAATCACTTTAAATGAAGAAGACCTTAATTTTATATTAAAAAAACATGATGATATAGAATATAAAACAATAATTCAGGATAATTTTAAAGATACTTATTTTACAGATGAAGAAAATAAATGGTTAGATATTACTATAGCTAATATAAATGAATTAAATAATGAATATAAATTTGCTCTAGCATTTTTTGCTCTTTGCCAAGCATGTATTATAAAAAGACCATATAATTTATTCCATAGAAAAAATTTATACATGAGAACATCAGATGTTAAGAGATCTTTTGGAAATAAGAAAACATGGGATACACCTTTTCAAGATTGGTTTTTAAAATTTGTTAATGAGGCAAATAATAGTATTTTTGATAATGGACAACAGAATATGTCATTAAATCTTGATGTGATGGATATTACCAACTTATCTGAGTATGACTTAGTTTACATTGACACACCTTATATTTCAAGTAAAGGTTCAACAGTAGATTATTATGGATTTTACCACTTCTTAGAAGGAATGTTAATTTATGATGAATGGGAAGATAATATTGACTATAAATCAAAACATAACAGATTAATTCCTAAAAAAATGTATGGAATGATAAAAAAGCCATTACTAATGAGTTTGATAAACTTATTAACAAATACAAGATAA
- the mmp10 gene encoding methyl coenzyme M reductase-arginine methyltransferase Mmp10 (Mmp10 (methanogenesis marker protein 10) is a cobalamin-requiring radical SAM methyltransferase that creates the methylarginine modification to methyl coenzyme M reductase.), translating into MQIMADVGGIPGKNCRGFCEYCYFRNVKGTTVLGCKNCPPGQIGCAHCTTDTNMTRDFIPPFQVLSSLQTNIFQTQIPEDTLINITGDGDVSCYPHLLELTDSINNMGLKTHLGYTSGKGFDDADVVDKLINNNVTETTYTAFATDPQLRYKWMHDPTPEASIEGLKRFCESCDVHAASIIIPGVNDGEVLRKTCEDLESWGAKALILMRFANSQNQGLILNSEPIIPSVQQQSVDEFRRLVEDTAKEYSLRVTGTPVCDPQNDTPYALAKDKNMEYLEVLTEVKAEATIITSKISAPYIEKIFENLGCADHVNVVATEQEIACLIRPDDLRAIDLSEVKDTVIIPGRCFVHDLVAEEILRSDGRFRLIHRGPDMLTADGEMSGTLSKTDVLKQELMAFEDLIELINYMGVPIKN; encoded by the coding sequence ATGCAGATAATGGCTGATGTTGGAGGAATACCTGGTAAAAATTGCAGAGGATTTTGTGAATACTGCTATTTTAGAAATGTTAAAGGTACAACAGTTCTAGGGTGTAAAAACTGTCCTCCTGGACAGATTGGATGTGCTCATTGTACAACTGATACAAATATGACACGTGATTTTATACCACCATTCCAGGTATTATCCTCACTACAAACTAATATTTTTCAAACACAAATACCAGAAGATACTCTTATAAATATTACAGGTGATGGTGATGTGAGTTGTTATCCACATCTTCTTGAACTTACAGATTCAATAAATAATATGGGTCTTAAAACACACCTTGGATATACTAGTGGTAAGGGATTTGATGATGCAGATGTTGTTGATAAGCTTATTAATAATAATGTTACAGAGACAACATACACAGCATTTGCAACAGATCCACAGCTAAGATATAAGTGGATGCATGATCCAACACCTGAAGCATCAATTGAGGGACTTAAAAGATTTTGTGAATCATGTGATGTTCATGCAGCATCTATTATAATACCTGGTGTTAATGATGGTGAAGTTTTAAGAAAAACTTGTGAAGATCTTGAAAGTTGGGGTGCAAAGGCACTTATCTTGATGCGTTTTGCAAATTCTCAAAATCAGGGACTTATACTTAATAGTGAACCTATCATACCATCAGTTCAACAGCAGAGTGTTGATGAATTCAGAAGACTTGTTGAAGATACAGCAAAAGAATACAGTCTCCGTGTTACAGGAACACCAGTGTGTGATCCACAAAATGACACTCCATATGCTCTTGCAAAGGATAAAAACATGGAGTACCTTGAAGTATTAACAGAAGTTAAAGCTGAAGCTACAATTATTACAAGTAAAATTTCTGCACCATATATTGAGAAGATCTTTGAAAATCTTGGATGTGCAGATCATGTAAATGTTGTTGCAACAGAACAGGAAATTGCATGTCTTATAAGACCTGATGATCTTCGTGCTATTGATCTTAGTGAAGTTAAAGATACTGTTATTATTCCTGGTCGTTGTTTTGTTCATGACCTTGTTGCTGAGGAAATTTTACGTAGTGATGGACGTTTCCGTCTTATTCATAGAGGTCCTGACATGCTTACAGCTGATGGTGAAATGAGTGGAACATTATCAAAAACTGACGTACTAAAACAGGAGTTAATGGCATTTGAGGATCTTATTGAACTTATAAATTACATGGGAGTACCTATAAAAAATTAG
- a CDS encoding class I SAM-dependent methyltransferase family protein — translation MKGKLIGDILVVKNVPENLDELVELPYINRVVKIGHIHGQKREPEIEMIYGEGTETIHKENHCKFKIDVAKVMWSKGNTAERQRMSTLPEDGETIIDMFAGIGYFTIPMAVHSNVKKIHAIEINPVSHNFLCENIKLNKVEDIVEPILGDCAKQDFDHVADRIMMGYIGTTHHYLDDAMRYLKEGGIIHYHESTPEPILFKRPVERVKQAAKNCGRTIEVLNKRSIKKYSPGVHHTVVDIKVN, via the coding sequence ATGAAAGGTAAATTAATTGGAGATATACTTGTTGTTAAAAATGTTCCTGAAAACTTAGATGAACTAGTAGAACTTCCATATATTAATAGGGTTGTGAAAATTGGACATATTCATGGACAAAAAAGAGAACCTGAAATTGAGATGATATATGGTGAGGGAACAGAAACTATACATAAGGAAAATCATTGTAAATTTAAAATTGATGTTGCAAAAGTAATGTGGTCTAAGGGAAATACAGCAGAAAGACAGAGAATGAGTACACTTCCTGAGGATGGTGAAACTATTATTGACATGTTTGCTGGTATTGGATATTTCACAATTCCTATGGCTGTACATTCAAATGTCAAAAAGATTCATGCAATTGAAATAAATCCTGTATCACATAATTTTCTTTGTGAAAATATTAAATTAAATAAGGTTGAAGATATCGTTGAACCTATTCTTGGTGACTGTGCAAAGCAGGACTTTGATCATGTTGCAGATAGAATTATGATGGGATATATTGGAACAACCCATCATTACCTTGATGATGCTATGCGTTATCTTAAAGAGGGTGGAATTATTCATTATCATGAATCAACACCAGAGCCAATATTATTTAAAAGACCTGTTGAACGTGTAAAACAGGCAGCAAAAAACTGTGGACGAACAATTGAAGTACTTAATAAACGCAGTATTAAGAAATACTCACCTGGTGTTCATCACACAGTTGTTGATATAAAAGTAAACTAA
- the cofG gene encoding 7,8-didemethyl-8-hydroxy-5-deazariboflavin synthase subunit CofG: MISKNEARKILDYDIVDILDLLKKINIQRSSHEITYSKNVFLPLTHICQNNCGYCTFKQTPEDASYILMNEDETKNLLTQAQKYNCTEALYTFGENADTNNYVKAKLDEYGYETMVDYLYHLCEVTLNKYNILPHTNMGIIDYDDLYKLSQVNASMGLMLETTNRKLLKTIVHKDSPGKDPKKRLNYIENAGKLNIPFTTGLLLGIGESKDDHIDSLFEIRKLQDKYGHIQEIILQNFKPKKGIAMEDHPEPEIVDLIKIVIVAKLLFNDVSIQIPPNLNRQLLPIFITTGADDVGGISPVTEDFVNPDAPWPEINEIQKQVESLNYTLKERLPVYDKYIDRKYLSKKVYDKALKLQKKI; the protein is encoded by the coding sequence ATGATTTCAAAAAATGAAGCACGAAAGATCCTAGATTATGATATAGTTGATATACTAGATTTACTTAAAAAAATTAACATTCAAAGATCAAGCCATGAAATTACATATTCAAAGAATGTATTTCTACCTTTAACACATATATGTCAAAATAATTGTGGATATTGTACATTTAAACAAACACCAGAGGATGCATCATATATTCTTATGAATGAGGATGAAACAAAAAATCTACTAACTCAAGCACAAAAATACAACTGTACAGAAGCACTATATACATTTGGAGAAAATGCAGATACAAACAACTATGTAAAAGCAAAACTAGATGAATATGGATATGAAACAATGGTCGACTATCTATACCATCTATGTGAGGTAACACTTAATAAATACAATATACTACCACATACAAACATGGGAATAATAGACTATGATGATCTATATAAACTATCACAAGTTAATGCATCAATGGGACTGATGCTTGAAACAACAAATCGTAAACTACTAAAAACAATAGTACACAAAGACAGTCCTGGAAAAGATCCAAAGAAACGCCTAAATTACATAGAAAATGCAGGAAAACTAAATATACCATTTACAACAGGATTACTTCTTGGAATAGGAGAAAGTAAAGATGATCATATCGACTCACTCTTTGAAATACGAAAACTACAAGATAAATATGGACATATTCAAGAGATAATACTTCAAAACTTCAAACCCAAAAAAGGAATTGCAATGGAAGATCATCCAGAACCTGAAATTGTAGATCTAATCAAGATTGTAATAGTTGCAAAACTACTATTTAATGATGTAAGTATACAAATACCACCAAATCTAAACAGACAACTATTGCCCATATTTATAACAACAGGAGCAGATGATGTTGGTGGAATATCACCAGTAACAGAAGACTTTGTAAATCCAGATGCACCATGGCCTGAAATTAATGAAATACAAAAACAAGTAGAAAGCCTAAATTACACACTCAAAGAAAGACTTCCAGTATATGATAAATATATAGATAGAAAATATCTAAGTAAGAAAGTATATGATAAAGCACTGAAATTACAAAAAAAGATATAA
- a CDS encoding DUF2120 family protein, with amino-acid sequence MHVMEISREIMDYLNAFRGSKPVVHNSDSMIIKGICGDKIAADAREAKLKELLEHIDFKEISAESERANTITQKIDQVFRNTTGVFDQSNGIGGIERLKHTFEITGFAIDYIIGLKDNIAVFVAMWSDKSGVGPMFVEAMVVNIDAADDEKIMV; translated from the coding sequence ATGCATGTAATGGAAATATCAAGAGAAATAATGGATTATTTAAATGCTTTTAGAGGATCAAAACCTGTTGTACATAATTCAGATTCAATGATTATTAAGGGTATTTGTGGAGATAAAATTGCAGCTGATGCAAGAGAAGCAAAACTTAAAGAATTACTTGAACATATTGACTTTAAAGAAATTAGTGCTGAATCTGAACGTGCAAATACAATAACACAGAAAATAGATCAAGTATTTAGAAATACAACTGGTGTTTTTGATCAGTCAAATGGTATTGGTGGTATTGAAAGACTTAAACATACCTTTGAAATTACAGGATTTGCAATAGATTACATCATTGGTCTTAAGGATAATATTGCAGTGTTTGTTGCAATGTGGTCTGATAAGTCAGGTGTAGGACCTATGTTTGTTGAGGCAATGGTTGTAAATATAGATGCAGCAGATGATGAGAAAATTATGGTGTAG
- the mptA gene encoding GTP cyclohydrolase MptA → MTVPEFPDTQDKNPDVAISLTKVGVTGVKKLLKLPRGENKRPIVLLPTFDAFVDLPSTQKGVHMSRNPEAISEVIEEATNENETHIENICANIVKRLLQKHEYAKNAEIHAKGEYVIHKKSPVTQKDTQETTQIIAKAIAHKDDDGNITVKKMIGAEVVGMTVCPCAQESVEEASKEKLEKFLDEQTLMKVLDAVTFASHNQRGIGTILLEVNEDQQVNVDDLIEIIQNSMSSQVCEILKRPDENRVVMNAHENPVFVEDCVRNMALGILEVYPDLDSDSQVTIKQVNQESIHQHNAFGEKITTFGQLKSEYMG, encoded by the coding sequence ATGACAGTTCCAGAATTTCCAGATACACAAGATAAAAATCCAGATGTGGCAATATCACTTACAAAGGTAGGGGTAACAGGAGTTAAGAAGTTATTAAAACTTCCACGTGGAGAAAATAAACGTCCAATAGTATTACTTCCAACATTTGATGCATTTGTAGATCTTCCATCAACACAAAAAGGAGTTCATATGTCAAGAAATCCTGAAGCAATAAGTGAAGTAATTGAGGAAGCTACAAATGAAAATGAAACACATATTGAAAATATCTGTGCAAATATTGTAAAAAGACTACTTCAAAAACATGAATATGCAAAAAATGCTGAAATTCATGCAAAAGGAGAATATGTTATACATAAAAAGTCACCTGTAACACAGAAAGATACACAGGAAACAACACAGATAATTGCAAAAGCAATAGCACATAAAGATGATGATGGAAATATAACAGTTAAAAAGATGATTGGTGCTGAAGTTGTTGGAATGACAGTATGTCCATGTGCACAAGAATCAGTAGAGGAAGCATCAAAAGAAAAACTAGAAAAATTCCTTGATGAACAAACACTTATGAAAGTTCTTGATGCTGTTACATTTGCATCACACAACCAGCGTGGTATTGGAACAATACTCCTTGAGGTAAATGAGGATCAACAAGTAAATGTTGATGATTTAATTGAAATTATACAAAATTCAATGAGCTCACAGGTATGTGAAATTCTTAAAAGACCTGATGAAAATAGAGTTGTAATGAATGCTCATGAAAATCCAGTGTTTGTAGAAGATTGTGTACGTAACATGGCACTTGGAATTCTTGAAGTTTATCCTGATCTTGATAGTGACTCACAAGTTACAATAAAACAGGTAAATCAGGAAAGTATACACCAGCATAATGCATTTGGTGAGAAAATTACAACATTTGGACAGCTTAAAAGTGAATATATGGGATGA
- a CDS encoding Lrp/AsnC family transcriptional regulator: MVNDGYSQSKSLDIIGLEMDDLDKKILELLSDDGRKSYRKISRELGVSVGTVHNRVDKLTKHGIITKFVPVINHEKLGYNLTAIIGLEIKGGTVDFLVENDVYQDNILAVYGVTGQFDGMVIAKFRNTKELDIFIKQLLNEETVIKTYTQTVLDIVKEELNTSTISFE, from the coding sequence ATGGTAAATGATGGATATTCACAATCTAAAAGTTTAGATATTATAGGTCTTGAAATGGATGATTTAGATAAAAAAATCCTAGAACTACTTAGTGATGATGGACGTAAATCTTATAGGAAAATATCAAGAGAACTTGGAGTTTCTGTTGGTACAGTACATAATCGTGTAGATAAACTTACAAAACATGGAATAATAACAAAATTTGTACCCGTAATTAACCATGAAAAACTAGGATATAATTTAACTGCAATTATAGGACTTGAAATTAAGGGTGGAACAGTAGATTTCCTAGTTGAAAATGATGTATATCAAGATAATATTCTTGCAGTATATGGTGTAACAGGACAATTTGATGGTATGGTAATAGCAAAATTTAGAAATACAAAAGAATTAGATATCTTCATTAAACAATTACTAAATGAAGAAACAGTGATAAAAACATATACTCAAACTGTACTTGACATTGTAAAAGAAGAATTAAATACATCAACAATATCATTTGAATAG
- a CDS encoding tRNA (guanine(10)-N(2))-dimethyltransferase, producing MDTHYIEEGLVKIEVPDFEKVSAKAPVFYNPVMELNRDISVSIINQYRRDIDHDIKIFDAFGGTGIRGARYSKEIPGVEEVTVGDVNPCAVKIAQDNMKLNGLDNVTVEKNDANIMLQSNKGLFDVVDIDPFGTPSMFLQSTAANIRPGGLICISATDTSALCGTYHDPCFRKYGAQPQKTEYCHENGIRILIASIARNLAVNQKYMEVLFSHSTEHYMRVYGIVKRGSKKTNESLDNIGFIAHCPNCLHREYSYGYAPHLPECCPECGEKYDIAGPLWLGSIWDKDFIKRTMDSLVELKLNKKDEVLKLLGQCYDEAEGPVSFYDIHKICKKLKISSPKINDVMDEIANRGYFISRTHFKLTGMRTDMPLDELKQLIKDIKEEKLGSEN from the coding sequence ATGGATACACATTATATAGAAGAAGGATTAGTAAAAATAGAAGTACCAGATTTTGAGAAAGTATCAGCAAAAGCACCAGTATTTTATAATCCAGTAATGGAATTAAATCGTGACATATCAGTTTCAATAATAAATCAGTACAGACGTGATATTGACCATGACATTAAGATATTTGATGCATTTGGTGGAACAGGAATAAGAGGAGCACGTTATAGTAAGGAAATTCCAGGAGTTGAAGAAGTAACAGTGGGTGATGTAAATCCATGTGCTGTTAAAATTGCACAAGATAACATGAAACTTAATGGTCTTGATAATGTTACTGTTGAAAAAAACGATGCAAATATTATGCTTCAATCAAATAAGGGACTTTTTGATGTTGTGGATATTGACCCATTTGGAACTCCTTCAATGTTTCTACAATCAACAGCTGCAAATATAAGACCTGGTGGACTTATTTGTATAAGTGCAACTGATACATCAGCACTTTGTGGAACATATCATGATCCATGTTTTAGAAAATATGGAGCACAACCCCAGAAAACAGAGTACTGCCATGAAAATGGTATAAGAATACTTATTGCATCAATTGCACGTAATCTTGCAGTTAATCAGAAGTACATGGAAGTATTATTTTCACACAGTACAGAACATTACATGAGAGTATATGGTATTGTAAAACGTGGATCTAAAAAAACTAATGAATCACTAGATAATATTGGATTTATTGCACATTGTCCTAACTGTCTACATCGTGAATATAGTTATGGGTATGCACCTCATCTTCCAGAATGCTGTCCTGAATGTGGTGAAAAATACGACATTGCAGGTCCTCTATGGCTTGGAAGTATATGGGATAAAGACTTTATTAAAAGAACAATGGATTCACTCGTTGAGTTGAAATTAAATAAGAAAGATGAAGTACTTAAATTACTAGGTCAATGTTATGATGAAGCAGAAGGTCCTGTAAGTTTCTATGATATCCATAAAATATGTAAGAAGTTAAAGATCAGTTCACCAAAAATTAATGATGTAATGGATGAAATTGCAAATCGTGGATATTTCATATCAAGAACACACTTTAAATTAACAGGTATGCGTACAGATATGCCACTTGATGAACTTAAGCAGTTAATTAAAGATATTAAAGAAGAAAAACTCGGATCTGAAAATTAG